accctgaggaacacctacagtgatgtcctggagctcgtGGTtggcctccaaccatcacaaccatcttcctttgtgccaggtacgactccaaccagcagagagtgttcccctgattcccattgactccagattagctgggagtccttgatgccatactcggtcaaatgctgccttgatgtcaaggactgccactctcacctcacctctggcattcaacgcttttgtgcatgtttgaaccaaggctgtaatgactgcaggaagacatcaataGACTGATCAGCCGGCCAGAAAAGTAGCAAACTGAGGTCAATCCAGAGAAGCGCGGGGTAATAAATACATTTGGGGAGGACAAACACGAGGGAAGGAATATGAATGGTATGATAGTGAGGTGTTGAGGGACAGAGGGGCATGAGAGTGcaagtccacagatccctgaaggtgacaggagaggtagATACGATGATTGTAAAGGCAGAGAGATACTTTGTTATTCACGGGGACATAGAGTACTACAGCAGGGAATATTCCCAGCAATTTCTATTGGAGGAAAGACCTgaaacccctctctccacagatgctgccagagctgctgagtatttccagcattttctgtttttattataagatCAGGGAGATTATACTGGAGCTGTCCAAAacactagttaaaccacagctgcattactgagtacagttctggtcaccacattacaggaaggatgtgttcataccagagaggatgcagaggagattgaccaggatgttgacacaaatggagaattttaacaatgaggaaagattggagaggccgaggttgttttctgtggaacagagaacactgaggagagattaactgaggTGTTTAACATTCTGAGGGGCCCTGGATAGAATGGACAAGAAGGATTTATTTCATTAATAGGTCAATAACCAAAGggtttagatttaaagtaattagcaacggattgggagtggaaggggcataatggatctctgtgtctattcggaaccctggatatgtgttatcccttctcagttcccaaataacagaggtcaagtctgtgctttttggcaaagtccagttgaactttatttgtcagctgtgccacttgTTTTTAATACAAAATTTAGAAAAAATCAACAACTAGCCCTGCAGTAAGCTAGTCAGattaattgtctttagcgaatacagaagTTGAGTTTTCATTTAAATCATAATACACCAGATAAAATAACTGGGTAATTTTGATTAGCAAAGCGAGCAGCAAAGGTTTCATAAATAGATGGAGTGAGCAAGAagagaaaccgaacagagcaacagaagcacttttccattccggtaagtgattcttaagagaattgttatctcaatgtctggccttctttttattgctgattggctttaactaatttataattcatcaATTTGACCAAAGTGTctatccatcaatttaagagatatatgtatttgaGTATgttggcggaattctcccattccatcgcttgccaattttccaaattattgacacctgcatctcaacattaattagaaaaaaaacagCCTTCAGGGCATTATGACCTTAGACTGTCTATTACCATGGAAACGAGACTGTCCgtgctggaaaagcagcagcaTACAATGGGGTCTTTTAGCTAGTTGGCGTCACTGACCTTGCTTGTCTCAAGcaatttgcaaatgttaaaatctAGGTTTAATGAACGAAAactaaagtgtatgatctggattaacccttaatgggtatccagctattgttgcactcaaATAATGCTTCATATGCTTCCTGAGTTCTCATTTAACTATTTTACCGTTATCATCTATAGGTAACTAGAAAGCCCATTTCTATCAGTCCCcccttttgattcttctaaagattaataagaTGAATCAAAATAACGAATAGAAGTTAGGGAAGAAATGTGATAGGATAGAATTAAGCGCAGGGAGGAACTCATTTGCGTTTTCTTTAATGGTTCACTTGTTTGAGAACAGCCATCAACACTGGAACGGGCAAAGCTTTGCAAGCGTTACAAGCATTCTGGACGTATTTTATGCAAAAAAGTGATTATATAGTACAATAACAATTCAGTAATAATGGAAGTTAATTATATGATTGCAGTAATAATTGGGTAATAATGCAGTAATGACAGTTCAATAGTAGGAGCCTGGTTCAATGTCATGGGCTGGTGGTGCAGTTGGACAACTATGAACCACTTTGATTGTTGGGGCATTATGGGTAGCCATACATTGGGCAATGCATCTGATCGGCAAGATCACTACCTAAATGACAAACCCAAAAATGAAAAATGAGAGAAGTCCCTGAATGATGGAAATTCCTGTGCTACCCACCCATCCAGAGAGCCATCCCCTAAGAGGGGTGTCAGAGAGTTGTTAAAGTTTCCCAACTTCTTCTGGAATATGTGCTGACAAGCTGTTGATTTCTTCCGAATTatctgggatgtaggtgcaacactctgcaccaatcagggcacaggtgccacctttctcggctagcacatagtcaagtgccatccgattctgtaaagccacagttcgATTGGCTAGCATCTCGGCTGAAATGCTACTGAGAGCTCGGGCAGTGTCATTGGCTATTTCCTCGAAGGCTGTGGCCAATTTAATGTATTCTCTGCTCAATACGATGATGCCATAGGCAGGGATGAGAGCAGAAAAGAATTTCTCAGCCCCTGTGATCTCGCGTTTAGACCTCGTGATGATAGTGGTCAGTTGATATTTCTCAAACTGTGGGATGAAAGGTCCATGTTTTGAGTCTGCGTTTATAGCATCGGCTAGGGAAACGGAAACGAATGGCGGATGAAGGGGACAATGAATCATAAATAGCACGCTCCTCTGCAGCTCACTGGGAGCCAAGGGTCTGCAGTATTACTGTAATAGGTGCCATTATAGGTAGAATATTGGGCAACCACTTGTGGGTATCAATATTCTGTACAATTTGTCCCATCGGTGTGATTATTAGATATCCTTTTAAAGTCGATGGGATTCCCTTCATGTCCAGAGACCACTACCTTGTGTCATGAGTGCACTCTGTACTGGCACTCACATCCAATAATATTCACATTTACTGTATCCCACATTCCATGCTCTATGATTATAGCCGATTAAACAAATGGTCCCAGTATGATTATGACCAGTTGGGAAGGTTACTTGGGCTGGTTTCTGTTTCCGATCAGAGACATGTTGATACCATCCCTTGAAAGTATTTACTGGGCGGCCTGCAGATCGCCATCTCTTAACCTCATCGTTTATCATTTCTTTGGTTCTGGTGTCTCCACATTGGGGAAGGGAAGAGTCGGGATTTTGGAAAATGTACCATTGTTCCATTTGGGATAAAGTAAAAGGAACAGGCTGCAGTGGGATAGCTGTTTGGGAATTGGTAGGGatagaagaacacacccagcaaTTAGAGACGTTAAAGTCTCTGGCATAGGTATAGGACATGTAAAGGAACGTGTTAACATTGAACTCCTGGGTAAGGCCTGCTGGGCCAAACACATAACTGAAAATCAATATTAtggcaaacatttttacagattcTGATTTTGGTAAGCGCGCTTCACATATGACGCGTGAATCCTTGATTTCTTTCTTTGGAGTTTCACGGCTGACTGGGTTGAGAGTAATATCTGGTAGGGGCCTTCCCACTTGGCTCCTAATGGTTTGTGCTGAATTTGTTTTATGTAAGCGGATTCGACGGGCACCAAGTCGTGGCCCCATCAGGAGGATCGCCCCACTCCATCGAGGCCTGAAAGCATTTGTTAAGttttgacaataactaagtaaaGCATCACTCATCACATGACAGTCTGTCTTtcttaagtcaatagttcctgcCAGGGACATGGGTCTACCAGTGATGACCTTAAATGGGCTTAgtttggggttgctctgatactgcacaaaCCTAGTGGCAgggcttgaatccaattcatgccttcttggttgtatctggacaatcgttcttttaaagtccggttcatgcgttccacttgtcctgatgattctGGATGATCAGGGCAGTGTAGATTCCAATCGATGTTCAGTAATCTGCACACCTCCTGGCAAACAGCAACTGTAAAGTGGGTTCCACTGTCTGAGTCAatctagctggtactccccatctgggaatatagcctttgcataggactttggatgtatgggtggctgtagccctcctggctggagcagcctctacccatctagagaacttatccactattacaaggaagtcagtgtatctttgacatgtaggaagggtgatgtaatcgacctgtatattctggaatggtcctgcaggggcaggagcttttagctgaggcattgatgttataggtcgTAAGTTGTTCTTTTCACAGGTTACACAGCAGTTTGATACCAATTGTGCATAttttttgaatcctttgccacaccaacttTTCTGGAATCAAGCCATCATCTGTCCTGGGCCAGAAATGGCAAAATGGCATCAGTGcctgtggtgcaactggtttatcagtctgaacttgtctccaaatatcATCACCATACAACTGGATACCTGAGTCTAACCATGACCATTTCTCTTCTTGTGCCGAGTCATGTTGCATTTCAAGTAGATCTTGCAATAAATCGGTCACTCCCAATTTGTAGATGTGTCTTGGTTCTGCTGAAGAATCCCACTGGGAGGCAGCTTCCTTCGCTACTCTGTCTGCAAGGGTGTTTCCTTGTGCTTCTATAGTGTTGTCTTGAGTAATGGCAATACCATTTAGAatggatacttcttttggcaaagctatggcttctcggaggtcatcatttcagtggtgggagtctagaactcGCTGTCTCATAGGGTCCTAGAAGCAGAAATCCGgatcactttaaaataaatgtcttggatatccaaTTGAAGGACTGGGACATACAGGGCAATCGACTGAGATCTGCAAAATAGGATTTAGCCGAATAGTTCCACTTCAGCCAGCactcacacaatgggccaaatggcctctatctgtACCAGAACTTTGAGGTTTTTACTCTgatagttggagtttgtttctgatgataataacctctaagggactggagtttaacattctagatattggtgaaataaatcagctgttttaaacacgttgtagatttttgtctttcccgcctgagtgtttaacatcacctggctggagctcagaaaggacaatctcacctcatagaatcagagaatttacagtgcagaaggaggccattcggcccattgagtctgtaccagcccttggaaagagcatcctacttaagcccacacctccaccctatccccgtaaccccacctaaccttttggacgcgaagggcaatttagcatagtcaatccacctaacctgcacatctttggagtatgggaggaaaccggagcacccggaggaaagccacacagacacggggagaacgtgcaggctccgcacagacagtgacccaagcaggaatcgaacccgggttcctggcgctgtgaaacaacagtgctacccactgtgctaccgtgccgcccttgcatccaagctcccggattgtctgtcttctctccgggtaagattctgtttgtcgcttgtatttcactgtggcagggcagagacctgattgaagggttcAAACattggagttctgggaaagatggtcaaagatttgggaggtggcaacatgttcaaacagtttggagaggagacggaggtttaagatggggcagtaatttgtaaggatggcagggtcaagggtttgttttattgaggagggggtgatgatggcagatttgaaggacagagggacagtgactgaagagagagaaatgttgacaatatccgtgGATACAGgggagttggctgatcagtagctgagtgggaatagggtcgatggagcaggagctgggtctcatggacaagatgggctctgagagggcatgaggggagagaaactagagaaagatgtgggttcagggctcaggaaaggatgacatttagagacagtttggtccggtgggctcgtggaagggagggaagcagcagagacagctgatcggatttactcaatctcagtcacaaagaagttccacaagctcctcacacttctttatggaggtgaggatggaagagacaggggagagtgagagtacttcaaaaggaactaacctgtgtcagagatattaaaacgtTTCAACACACTGCGGATTTAACTCAAATCTAatgtatttgacttttagccagaatattagcccctgtaaatgggctgaagtttgttatcagcagaaagagatccaaatgaacatggttcagtcctgaatgtgagtaacagcaaaacCCATTCACTGTGGTtatttgtggcctcgttggtgctgCTGCAGGTGGTATGaaatggtgaatcccttcccacactcagagcaggtgaacggtctctccccagtgtgaattcgctgatgtacagtgaggttagatgatcgtctgaacccagtcccgcagtgagagcatctaaacggtctctcgtcagtgtgaacacgttgatggcgcatcagttccaCAGGACTTTTATAGCacctcccgcagtctggacattggaacggtctctcgctgtgaactcgctggtgcttctgtaGGTTGTAAGAcattttgaatcccttcccacactctgaacaggtgaacggtctctctccagtgtgaactcgctggtgcttctgcaagtcagatgactgagtgaatcccttcccacacatggagcaggcgaatggcctctccccagtgtgaattcgctggtgcttctgcaagtcagatgactgagtgaatcccttcccacacttggtgcaggtgaatggcctctctccagtgtgaattcgctgatgtacagtgagctgagatgagtgtctgaacccagtcccgcagtgagagcacctaaacggtctctcgtcagtgtgaacacgttgatggcacatcagttccccagaacttttatagcacttcccgcagtctggacattgaaacggtctctcatcagtgtgaactcgctggtgtttctgcagggtggataactgagtgaattccttcccacactgggagcaggcgaatggcctctccccagtgtgaattcgcttatgtacagtgaggtgagatgattgtctgaacccagtcccgcagtgagagcacctaaacggtttctcgtcagtgtgaacacgttgatggctcatcagatccccagaacgtttgtggcacttcccgcagtctggacattgaaacggtctctcatcagtatgaactcgctggtgactcagcaggacggatgactgagtgaatcccttcccacacttggagcaggtgaatggtctctcccctgtgtgaacccgctggtgtttccgcagggcggatgacagagtgaatcccttcccacacttggagcaggtgaatggtctctccccagtgtgaactcgctggtgtgtggacagattagatgactcagtgaatcccttcccacacttggagcaggtgaatggtctctccccagtgtgaactcgctggtgtgtggacagattagatgactcagtgaatcccttcccacacttggagcaggtgaatggtctctcaccagtgtgactgcgtcgatgaatttccagatgggatggggaagtgaatcctttcccacagtccgcacatttccacggtttctcctcggtgtgactgcatttgtgtctcgtgaggcctgatgatcgagtgaatcctcgtccacacacacaacacgtgtacggtttctcctcactgtgaacgatgctttttctttccatgttcaaagtacgatgatgtTCAGAATATGATAAATTGCAAACTCTGTCAGATCCTGGTGTGATATTTGGTTTGCATAtctggactttgaagcctccccttcgaacaccctgtgaaaacagaaaatagggagtgagagagaacccacaaaaacacaaaggcaggttgtgaaattgagctgaatgaatctggtcatttgtggggccggcactgggaaaaagtgaccatgaaaactgctggattgctgtaaatacccaactggcctcttcgggaagagggagaaagaggtgaagagggattttgtatatttaCAAGACATATCAagggagtagttggcaaagcaaattcaatCTTCAGCTTCATAAACAATAATattgatactgaaactatgcttctggtggcatggtggttagcactgctgcctcacagtgccagggactcaggttcaattccgaccttggtgactgtgtgtgtggagtttgcactttctcaccgtgtctgcgtgggtttccacccggtgctcaggtttcctcccacagtccaaagaagggaacattaggtggattggccttgataaattgccccttagtgtccagcgatgtgcaggttaggtggggctatggcgttacagggacagggtaggggtgtgggcctaggcagggtgccctttcagagaatcagtgcagcctcgatgggccgaatggcccccttctgcactgtaggaattctatggctctaattctattctatgaatctttctgaagctctggtcaccactcttcaggaagaacaaagaacaaagaaaaattacagcacaggaacaggcccttcggccctcccagcctgcgccgatccagatcctttatctaaacctgtcgtctctttccaaggatctacttctctgttccccgcccgttcatatatctgtctagatgcatcttaaattatgctatcgtgaccgcctctaccacctccgctggcaaagcgttccaggcacccaccaccctctgcgtaaaaaactttccacgcacatctcccttaaactttccccctctcaccttgaaaccgtgaccccttgtaattgacacccacacTCTTGAAAAattttgttgctatccaccctgtccatacctctcataattttgtagatctcaatcagatccccgctcaacctccatctttccaacgaaaacaatcctaatctactcaacctttcttcatagctagccccctccataccaggcaacatcctggtgaacctcctctgcaccctctctaaagcatccacatccttttggcaatgtggcgaccagaactgcacgcagtattccaaatgtggcctaaccaaagtcctatacaactgtaacatgacctgctgactcttgtactcaataccgcgtccgatgaaggcaagcatgttgtatgccttcttgaccactctatcgacctgcattgccacctt
This portion of the Scyliorhinus torazame isolate Kashiwa2021f chromosome 5, sScyTor2.1, whole genome shotgun sequence genome encodes:
- the LOC140418594 gene encoding uncharacterized protein, whose product is MERKSIVHSEEKPYTCCVCGRGFTRSSGLTRHKCSHTEEKPWKCADCGKGFTSPSHLEIHRRSHTGERPFTCSKCGKGFTESSNLSTHQRVHTGERPFTCSKCGKGFTESSNLSTHQRVHTGERPFTCSKCGKGFTLSSALRKHQRVHTGERPFTCSKCGKGFTQSSVLLSHQRVHTDERPFQCPDCGKCHKRSGDLMSHQRVHTDEKPFRCSHCGTGFRQSSHLTVHKRIHTGERPFACSQCGKEFTQLSTLQKHQRVHTDERPFQCPDCGKCYKSSGELMCHQRVHTDERPFRCSHCGTGFRHSSQLTVHQRIHTGERPFTCTKCGKGFTQSSDLQKHQRIHTGERPFACSMCGKGFTQSSDLQKHQRVHTGERPFTCSECGKGFKMSYNLQKHQRVHSERPFQCPDCGRCYKSPVELMRHQRVHTDERPFRCSHCGTGFRRSSNLTVHQRIHTGERPFTCSECGKGFTISYHLQQHQRGHK